The genomic region CGCGGCATCTCGGTTCAGATCGAAGGTCACGCCGATGAGCGTGGAACCTCCGAGTACAACATCGCGCTCAGCGAGCGTCGTGCCCGCTCGGTGCGCAGCTACCTGACCTCGCTCGGAGTGAACGGCTCCAACGTCACCACCGTGGGCTACGGCGACTCCCGCCCGGTGCGCGTCTGCCAGGAAGATGGCCCGGAGAGCTGTCACCGCGCCAACCGCCGCGCTGACTTCAACGTGCGCTGATCTCAAAGAGTGCAACCTCGGCTTGTGAGCTGAGAGCGAATCACTAAGGTAGGAGGCCCGCCGCCCGAAGGTTGCGGGCCTTCTGCCCTCTGAAGTTCATGAGTCGTTTCGTGCAAGGTCAAGCTATGTGGAAGTCCGTTGTCGTGGTTCTTGCGTTGAGCACCAGCGGGTGCCTGCCGATCTGGCAGGGCAAGACGATGCAGGAAGATATCGAGGCGCTGCGCGCCGAGCAGCAGGCCATCATCTCCAAGAGCGCCTCCGAGCGCGAAGAGCTCACCGCGATGGTCGCCAGCGCCCGTGAGGATGTCGCCGAGCTTCGCGAGGTGCTCGCTGAGGCCCGCGAGCTCTTGCAGCGCAACAGCGCCGACCTGGGCGTGGAAGTCGCCGCCACCCGCGAAGATCTCAACAACCTGCGGGGTACGGTCGAAGAGCTCGACTTTCGTTTTATGCGTATGGAGCAGAGCCTGGAGCTCTTCCGCCGCGATGTCGATCTTCGTTTTGAGTCGGGGGAGGCCATCAAACTCCCCGAAGATCCCGATGAGCTGCGCCAGTTCGGCGACGCGCGTCTGGCCGAGGAGGATTACCTCCAGGCTCGTCGCGCCTACGAGCGCTTTCTGGAGCGTCACAGTGATGATGCGCGAGCCAATGAGGTTCGCTTTCAGCTGGGTGAAGCGTTCTTTGCCGAGTCGCAGTGGGTGAGCGCGATTGGCGAGTATCAGAAGGTGCTCGAGGGCTCCGCGCCGACCAGCCGTCAGGCCCAGGCGAACCTGCGCATCGGCCAGGCCTTTTTGCAGATGGGCCAGTGTCCCAACGCCGAGGTCTTTTTTGAGACGGTGGTCGCCGAGTACCCCGGATCCCGCTCGGTGGCCGAGGCCCGACGCGGCCTGGAGCAGGCGCGCAGCGGAAGCTGCCCTTAAGGCGCAGCCCGGGCTAAAAAGGCCGGGCATTGACGAAGCCCCTCGATTGCCGCACTTTGAGCGCCCTTCGCCACAGGCGCAGCGCAAACCCATTAATGACGTAGCGACACACCAAGGACGATCGCCATGGAAGATAGCCGCTGGTTGGACGCGCAGCTCAAGGCTGCCAATGATCTCGTCAACGCGGGCAGCCAGGCCCTGCGTCAGAACCAAAACGCCGCCGGCGCCGCCGCGCTGCGCGAGGCCGACGCAATCCTCGATATGGCCGAGGAGGAGAGCGACGATGTCTTGAAGCTGCGCGCCCGCGTTAGCAATGAGCTGGGTGTGGCCCACCAGCGTCTCAACAAGCTCGAGGAGTCGCTGGGCTACCACGGCAAAGCCGCCGAGATCTGCACGCAGCTCATCGAGCGCGGGGAGTCCTTCGAGGCCAACAGCGCCGCGACCCACCTCAACCTCTCGAGTATCTACATCGCCATGGGTAAGGCTCCCGAGGCGCTGGAAGCCGGTGAGAAGGCGCTGAATCTGATCGACCTTCTCCGGGATCGCGACGAGCCGGGCGTCGACGCGCTGGAGCTCGGTGCGAACCAGAACATGGCCGTGATCTACGCCCGCGAGAAGCGCTACGAGGAGTCGGATGCGGCGATGGAGCGCTCCGTGGAGCTCGCCCAGACCCTGGCCGAGGCCGGCCAGCCCAACTTCCAGGCGCAGCTCGCCCAGGGCTGCCAGCAGCTCAGCGTGATCCTCTTTGATGAGGAGCGCTTCGAGCACGCGCTGCGCTGGGGCCGCAACGCCGAAGAGCTCTCCGAGAAGGCCTTTGAGGCGCTCGGGCAGCCGGTGCTCCCGGTTTACGTCATCAGCCAGATCAATCTGATCAGCTACAATGAGCGCCTGGGGCGTTTTGCCGACGCCGAAGACTGCCTCTGGAAAGCCCTGGAGGTTGCGGGCAACGACGCCCAGATTCTGCGTCGCGGTTACGCCTTCTACGAGACCTGCCGCAAGCAGGCCGACGCGCGCCTGGAAGAGGGCAACCTCCCGCGCGAAGAGGTCGACGAGGGCTTCGAGGAGCTCAACGAGCGCATCGAAAAGGTCGGCGGGATGGAGGCCATCCAGCGGGCGATCGAGCAGGCTCAGCAGCGCAGCCGTCGCTGAGGTCAGCGCGCGTGCGTGAGGAACGAAAAAGCGCCCCGCGGGGCGCTTTTTTTATGGTCGAGATGTGGGTCGGCTCAGATATTCTCGGAGCTTCGGTAGCGGGGTTTGAGCCAGACCTTGAACTCCTCGCTGCCAAAGCGCAGAAGGTCGCCGTGGGTCAGCGCGTGCGGGGTGCGCACGCGCTTGCCGTTGATGTAGGTGCCGTTGGTGCTGGCGGAGTCCTGGATCATCACGCGCTCATTGCGGCAGATCACGATGGCGTGGTTCCAGGAGACAGCCGGGCGGCGGATGACGATGTCGTTGTTGCCGCCTGCGCCGATGGTGTTGTCGCCCTGCTCCAGCGGGAACTGCTGCGGGTTGGCGTTGAGCTCGTAGAGGTAGCCAAAGACCGTATCGGCCACCTCCGAGGGCGGCTCGAAGGTCGGGCGGCGCTCGACGATGAGCGATTCGCCGCAACTTCCGCAATAGCGGGCATCACCCGGGTAGAAGCGCTGGCAGGGCTCGCATTTTCGCACCGAGCTTCCGCAGTAGGCGCAGAAGCGTGCATCGGTGGGAATCTCGCGAGCACAGACCGGGCAACACATAAGACCTAAGACCTGACTACAACGGGGACGACGGCTTCGACCGGGGGCGTACGCACCGCGGCGGCGCGCCCTTTAGGTTGTGCCACAGCCGCAGGGCGAACAAAAGGGCAGGGGGCCGGCTTAGAGCTTGAGCGCCTCGATCAACTCGGCGTGCAGCGCGCCGTTGCTCGCCAGAATGCTGCGACCTTCGACGTGGTAGGGCGAGCCGTCGAGGGCGCTGACCTGACCACCGGCCTGGGCCACGATCAGGTAGCCCGCGCCGGTGTCCCAGGGGCTCAGCCCGAACTCCCAGAAGGCGTCGATGCGCCCGCAGGCCACATAGGCCAGGTCAATGGCCGCCGAGCCCAGTCGCCGCACCCCGCGACTCGTACGCGTGAGGTTGATGAACTGCTCCAGCGCCTGCTCAAACTCCTCGCCGCGCCCGGAGGGAAAGCCGGTGACGAGCACGGCGTTGGCGATCTTCGGGCAGTCGCTCACCTCAATAGGCGCTCCGTTGAGCGTGGCGGGCTTGCCATCGCGGGCGCTGAAGAGCTCGTCGCGGTTGGGCTCATAGATCACTCCGACGACCGTGTGCCCGTCGACCTGCAACGCGATTGAGACGCAGTAGAGCGGGATGCCCATCGTGAAGTTCACGGTCCCGTCGATGGGATCGATGAGCCAGCGCCGCTGCGCGCCGACCTTTGGCGAGTCGCCCTGATGGTCGCCGTACTCCTCGCCAAGAATATCATCGTCGGGGAAGTGCTCGCGGATGGCCGCAGTGATGAGGCGCTCGGTGCTGCGATCGACGTTGGTCACAAGATCGTTGGGGGCCTTGAGTGAGACCTCCATGTTTTTGGCGCGCTCGCGCAGGATGTGGCGGCCGGCCTGGCGCGCGATCGATTCGGCGACGCGTAGCTCGTGGTGGTAGGTCATCGGGGCTCCTCAATAAGAATGAGATTCAGGGGTTCTGGGCAAGGGGGGAGGGCGGCAGCACCGCCTCCTGGAAGTCGATGCGGGCCGCCTTGATGCGGGCGTTCTCCCGGGTGGGGTAGACACGGTTTGTGAGCAGCACGCTGACCACGCCTTTCTCTCGTTCTAGCCACAGAGAGGTTCCGGTAAAGCCCAGGTGACCCACGGTCGTGGCTGGCAAAAAGCCGCGGCCGGCGCTGGACGTCGCGCCGCTGGGGGTGTCCCAGCCGCCGCGGTGGTTGCCGCCGGCCATCGCCGCCTGCTCCGACCAGGCAAAGTGCAGCGTCTCGCGGGAGACGAGCGCGGCGTCGACCTCCTCGCCATGGTCGATGGCCAGCAGGTGCAGACCAAATCGTAGAAGATCGTCGGCGGTGGAGAAGACGCCGGCGTGGCAGGAGACGCCACCGATGATCTCGGTGTTCTCATCGTGGACGCTGCCTTTCACCACGCCGCCGCGAAGCTCGCACCGCTCGGTTGCCGCTGCGCCGGTGAGTGGCGTATCGCCGCGCGCCGCCCAGACGTAGTCGGTGTGCTGCAGCTGAAGCGGCAAAAAGATCTGCGCGCGCGCAACCTCGGCCAGAGGTTTTTCAAAGATGGCTTCCAGCACGCTCGCCAGCAGTATGTACCCCAGGTCGGAGTAAGCGTAGATGCCCCCCGGATCGCCGCAGAGTGGGGTCTGGCAGATGCGCGCTACCACGTCTCGGCGCGTGTGCTCCGCGCGTTTGGGCGAGGGGCTAAGGGGGTATTCGAGGTAGTACTTATGCCAGGCGGGCAGGCCGCTGGTGTGGTTGAGAAGTTGCAAAAAAGTGACCTGTGCGGCGCGCGGGTCGGGGTGCTGACGCCAGGGCGCAAAAAGCTCGCAAAGTGGCGCGTGCCAGTCGGCCAGCCCGCGGTCGATGGCCTGCATCGCAAGCGTGGCGCCGACGAGCGCCTTGGTGACGCTGGCGATATCAAAGGGGGTCTCGGGCGACACAGAAAGCGCGCCAGGCTCAAAGGAGGTGCGGCCGATGGCCCGGTGGTAGCGCTGGCCATCGAGGGTGCCCACGGCCGCCTGGATGGCGCTGCAGGTGTGGGTGGTGCCGATGGCGTCGAGCGAGGGCGCCAGCGCGCGCTCAAGCGCCCGGTCGATGCGCTGCGGATCGAGGAGAAGTTGAGTCATAGTGCGGGGCTGCGCTCATAGTCAGGTCAGCAGGGTAAGGCGGCCCTGGTCGGCGTTAAGCTCGGCCGGAGCTCCCATGGGAAGCGTCAGGTTGGGGCTTCGGTGGCCGACCGGCGCGCCGGCGACCACCGGGCACTTAAACTCCCTGGCGAGCATGGCCAGAAACGCGTCAGTGCCCTGCTCGTCGACGTAGACGCCGGCCGCGTCGCTGAAGTCGCCCAGCACCAACCCGGCGAGCCGCTGGCCTTTGAGCGAGTGACGCAGGGCCGTAAAGAGGCGGTCGATGCGGTAGTCGACCTCCCCAACATCTTCGACCACGAGGATCGCGTCGTGAAGTGAGGGGCAGAAGTCGGTGGCGAGCTGGTGCACGAGCACGCAGAGGTTGCCGCCCAGAAGTCGGCCCTGCGCGCGGCCCGGCCGCAGCGTGCGCAACCCCTCAATGCTCCAGGTGCGCTCCTTTTCGCCAAAGAGCAGTGCGCGCAGATGCTCGACGGAGTCTTGAGGATCGTCGCGATGCAGCGCAAAACTTTTGACCACCGGACCATGCCAGGTCTGAAGCCTTAAGTTTCCCGCCAGGTGCAGGTGCAGCGCGGTGATGTCGCTAAAGCCCACGAGGTGGCGGGGTTGTGCGCGCACATCGAGATCGTTGAGCAGCGGCAACATGCGCTGCGACCCGAACCCGCCGCGCGAACAAAAGAGCGCGCGGCATTGAGGATCGCGCCAGGCGTTGAGAAAGGCCGCCGCGCGCGCCTGGTCTTCGCCGGCCAGATAATCGGCGCCGGGGCGGCGAGCGTACACCGCCTCATCGACCACAACATCGAGCTCCCAGGCGCGCAGGGTGGCCAGGCCCTCTTCGAGAAGTTCAGGCACCACCGGGCCGGCCGGGCTGACCACGTGCACGCGATCGCCGGGGCGCAGCGGGGCGGGTTGAATGAGATGTGAGTCCGATGGAGCAGAGTGCGATGAGGTCACGCGCCGGTTCCCGGTTTGTAGTGAATCAAAACGGCCTCGCCGGCCCCCAGAGGGGTGTTTATGGTGACGCGGACCGGAATGAAGTTGGCGTCGCGGCTCAGCCAGAGGCTGCCGGTGTGTCGCGAAGATTCGCGCAGGGAGACCGAAGGCGGGGCCACCTCGCCACGCTCGGCGTCCACGCCGCCGTGCTCAGCGTCCATGATATGGCGCGCGAAGTCGAGGCGGTAGGTATGAAACCAGCCCAACGGGGTGAGGATGTCTTCGCGGGCGGCCACCCGGACATCGAGCCGGCTTAAGAGCCAGCCGTCGTAGATGTAGAACTCAAAGGTGTCGCCGAGCTCAAGTTCCCCCTGGCCGCGAAGCTCGTAGAGCCAGGTGAGCATATCGTGGGTGGTGTCGGGGATGGTGGCCCGAAAGCGCAGGCGCCGATCTTCGCGCAGGCGCTCCACCCGCGCCTCAAAGCCGGGGTGGCGGTAGTCGACGTTGTAGACGCGGCTCTGGCCGCGCTCCTCAAAGTGTTTCTCG from Lujinxingia vulgaris harbors:
- a CDS encoding tetratricopeptide repeat protein — protein: MWKSVVVVLALSTSGCLPIWQGKTMQEDIEALRAEQQAIISKSASEREELTAMVASAREDVAELREVLAEARELLQRNSADLGVEVAATREDLNNLRGTVEELDFRFMRMEQSLELFRRDVDLRFESGEAIKLPEDPDELRQFGDARLAEEDYLQARRAYERFLERHSDDARANEVRFQLGEAFFAESQWVSAIGEYQKVLEGSAPTSRQAQANLRIGQAFLQMGQCPNAEVFFETVVAEYPGSRSVAEARRGLEQARSGSCP
- a CDS encoding DUF6483 family protein, with the translated sequence MEDSRWLDAQLKAANDLVNAGSQALRQNQNAAGAAALREADAILDMAEEESDDVLKLRARVSNELGVAHQRLNKLEESLGYHGKAAEICTQLIERGESFEANSAATHLNLSSIYIAMGKAPEALEAGEKALNLIDLLRDRDEPGVDALELGANQNMAVIYAREKRYEESDAAMERSVELAQTLAEAGQPNFQAQLAQGCQQLSVILFDEERFEHALRWGRNAEELSEKAFEALGQPVLPVYVISQINLISYNERLGRFADAEDCLWKALEVAGNDAQILRRGYAFYETCRKQADARLEEGNLPREEVDEGFEELNERIEKVGGMEAIQRAIEQAQQRSRR
- a CDS encoding FHA domain-containing protein, with the translated sequence MCCPVCAREIPTDARFCAYCGSSVRKCEPCQRFYPGDARYCGSCGESLIVERRPTFEPPSEVADTVFGYLYELNANPQQFPLEQGDNTIGAGGNNDIVIRRPAVSWNHAIVICRNERVMIQDSASTNGTYINGKRVRTPHALTHGDLLRFGSEEFKVWLKPRYRSSENI
- a CDS encoding inositol monophosphatase family protein; its protein translation is MTYHHELRVAESIARQAGRHILRERAKNMEVSLKAPNDLVTNVDRSTERLITAAIREHFPDDDILGEEYGDHQGDSPKVGAQRRWLIDPIDGTVNFTMGIPLYCVSIALQVDGHTVVGVIYEPNRDELFSARDGKPATLNGAPIEVSDCPKIANAVLVTGFPSGRGEEFEQALEQFINLTRTSRGVRRLGSAAIDLAYVACGRIDAFWEFGLSPWDTGAGYLIVAQAGGQVSALDGSPYHVEGRSILASNGALHAELIEALKL
- a CDS encoding serine hydrolase domain-containing protein yields the protein MTQLLLDPQRIDRALERALAPSLDAIGTTHTCSAIQAAVGTLDGQRYHRAIGRTSFEPGALSVSPETPFDIASVTKALVGATLAMQAIDRGLADWHAPLCELFAPWRQHPDPRAAQVTFLQLLNHTSGLPAWHKYYLEYPLSPSPKRAEHTRRDVVARICQTPLCGDPGGIYAYSDLGYILLASVLEAIFEKPLAEVARAQIFLPLQLQHTDYVWAARGDTPLTGAAATERCELRGGVVKGSVHDENTEIIGGVSCHAGVFSTADDLLRFGLHLLAIDHGEEVDAALVSRETLHFAWSEQAAMAGGNHRGGWDTPSGATSSAGRGFLPATTVGHLGFTGTSLWLEREKGVVSVLLTNRVYPTRENARIKAARIDFQEAVLPPSPLAQNP
- a CDS encoding S66 peptidase family protein, producing the protein MTSSHSAPSDSHLIQPAPLRPGDRVHVVSPAGPVVPELLEEGLATLRAWELDVVVDEAVYARRPGADYLAGEDQARAAAFLNAWRDPQCRALFCSRGGFGSQRMLPLLNDLDVRAQPRHLVGFSDITALHLHLAGNLRLQTWHGPVVKSFALHRDDPQDSVEHLRALLFGEKERTWSIEGLRTLRPGRAQGRLLGGNLCVLVHQLATDFCPSLHDAILVVEDVGEVDYRIDRLFTALRHSLKGQRLAGLVLGDFSDAAGVYVDEQGTDAFLAMLAREFKCPVVAGAPVGHRSPNLTLPMGAPAELNADQGRLTLLT
- a CDS encoding DUF3108 domain-containing protein, whose translation is MNASTHRIHVRLALIALATVALIAWAPRSAEAQRPTKVTPSQRVEQVEQVERAELRASLQEPRVELAAPPAQTRPREFRWQQEELFYSVRVNDAEAMRAGLRTGEVRRHQGRNYVPLSGTAQSRGFFHAVYPLHDRANTYLDPVTMRPLRTEKHFEERGQSRVYNVDYRHPGFEARVERLREDRRLRFRATIPDTTHDMLTWLYELRGQGELELGDTFEFYIYDGWLLSRLDVRVAAREDILTPLGWFHTYRLDFARHIMDAEHGGVDAERGEVAPPSVSLRESSRHTGSLWLSRDANFIPVRVTINTPLGAGEAVLIHYKPGTGA